A window of Ptychodera flava strain L36383 chromosome 1, AS_Pfla_20210202, whole genome shotgun sequence contains these coding sequences:
- the LOC139130930 gene encoding fibulin-1-like, translating to MTYRIIRVHIVNRDDCCNDRLIGAVVRAGYDENHLQNPICGKPIGPDNRGEIVINCPGRMLGRYVSVDIPGRRDALSICEAEVYGQDIRNCSDGDAAEFETLSCCPGYELQQSKCVDINECSVYQRFCEHECVNTPGSFYCECNHGYRLRADKRSCQASQIFKVFEVQKDHYKAALTCESHGLSLVQDTDEDKHQRLEDYIF from the exons ATGACGTACCGAATTATTAGAGTACACATTGTAAATCGAGACGATTGCTGTA ACGATCGCTTGATTGGCGCCGTTGTGAGGGCAGGATACGATGAAAACCATCTACAGAATCCGATTTGCGGAAAACCGATTGGCCCCGACAACAGAGGTGAGATTGTTATCAATTGTCCTGGGAGAATGCTTGGAAGATACGTTAGTGTTGATATACCTGGTCGCCGTGACGCACTGTCGATTTGCGAAGCCGAAGTTTACGGACAAG ATATAAGGAATTGCTCGGACGGAGATGCTGCAGAATTTGAAACGTTGTCTTGTTGTCCGGGTTATGAACTTCAACAAAGCAAATGTGTCG ATATCAACGAATGTTCAGTCTATCAAAGGTTCTGTGAACACGAATGCGTCAATACACCAGGATCCTTCTATTGTGAATGCAACCATGGTTACCGTCTAAGAGCTGATAAAAGAAGCTGCCAAG CtagtcaaattttcaaagtatTCGAGGTACAAAAAGATCACTATAAAGCAGCCCTTACATGTGAAAGCCATGGCTTATCTCTGGTACAAGATACagacgaggacaaacatcagcGATTggaagattatattttttga
- the LOC139145195 gene encoding mRNA (2'-O-methyladenosine-N(6)-)-methyltransferase-like produces MATPILSPRLLEEGWRKCYSVKAERPYYFNVKTNTSVWTMPTVSDQDERYADVPGRKSPDLPEPSQEVPLPHKTPSSQPSAAALVPPPSKPGTTSQAEPSFSDMPNDLDRKVARRVAKYVYAKFILDQVNAIIKENCEGCREDYPSQRDHECLYYGDTPAGQREVISKYFTDATKQINMLAVQKSILAMAELCYITLDHNVSLGLLDLDDLLELLYYRWSEDPERCFEALSDSLSMYGMVLCNDMITAVCSTFSSASS; encoded by the exons ATGGCAACTCCAATACTGTCACCAAGACTACTTGAAGAGGGATGGCGGAAGTGTTATTCAGTGAAGGCTGAACGGCCTTACTACTTCAACGTTAAGACCAACACCAGTGTCTGGACAATGCCAACAGTCTCTGACCAAGATGAGAGGTATGCTGATGTTCCAGGAAGGAAGAGCCCTGACTTGCCAGAGCCTTCTCAGGAAGTGCCCCTGCCTCATAAGACTCCGTCCAGTCAGCCATCAGCAGCTGCTTTGGTCCCTCCACCTTCCAAGCCTGGCACCACCAGTCAAGCAG AGCCTTCCTTCAGCGATATGCCAAATGACTTGGACAGGAAAGTAGCAAGAAGagtggcaaaatatgtctacgCCAAGTTTATCCTGGACCAAGTCAATGCTATCATCAAGGAAAACTGTGAGGGGTGCCGAGAAGACTACCCATCTCAGAGGGACCATGAGTGCTTGTACTATGGCGATACCCCTGCAGGTCAACGAGAAGTCATCAGCAAATACTTTACGGATGCTaccaaacaaatcaacatgctgGCTGTGCAGAAATCTATTCTTGCCATGGCTGAACTGTGCTACATCACCCTGGATCATAATGTTTCCCTTGGATTACTTGATCTTGATGATCTGTTGGAGTTGCTGTACTACCGCTGGAGTGAAGACCCTGAAAGATGTTTTGAAGCTCTATCGGACAGTCTGTCTATGTATGGAATGGTCTTGTGCAACGACATGATCACCGCAGTTTGTTCCACATTTAGTTCTGCAAGCagttaa